A window from Carassius gibelio isolate Cgi1373 ecotype wild population from Czech Republic chromosome B3, carGib1.2-hapl.c, whole genome shotgun sequence encodes these proteins:
- the LOC127951935 gene encoding gastrula zinc finger protein XlCGF8.2DB isoform X1 yields the protein MAFIKEETEEVKIEETLSLKQEDTEEQTDLMPLKEECQEFNKKEEQNLYENFDFTTGEKTSGCSLTEKTSTQNGSRSCIHCGKFFSSHAYLDVHMSIHKGEKPFTCKQCGRSFTAKGSLNRHMMIHTGEKQFSCQECGKSFSNRGHLEDHMSVHNAERAFTCSQCGKGFNQINFLKKHIIYHCGEKPYICPQCGKSFRHKATLKTHLRVHTVENPFVCCQCGKSFRYKARLNKHLRDHTGENMFKCGKCGKGFRDKATLDTHLRVHTGENPFVCDQCGKSFRCKVNLTMHKRVHIVHKPDGPEMSVAIPSVAHCFLLKK from the coding sequence ACCTGATGCCGCTGAAAGAGGAGTGTCAAGAATTTAATAAAAAGGAAGAACAAAATCTGTATGAAAATTTTGATTTCACAACTGGAGAAAAAACTTCTGGTTGCTCACTGACTGAAAAGACATCCACACAAAATGGAAGTCGATCCTGCATTCATTGTGGAAAGTTTTTCTCAAGCCATGCATACCTTGATGTCCATATGAGTATTCACAAAGGAGAGAAGCCTTTTACATGCAAACAGTGTGGAAGGAGTTTCACTGCCAAAGGAAGCCTTAACCGGCACATGAtgattcacaccggagagaagcagTTCTCCTGCCAAGAATGTGGAAAAAGTTTCTCTAATAGGGGTCACCTTGAAGACCACATGAGTGTTCACAATGCAGAGAGAGCTTTCACCTGCTCTCAATGTGGAAAAGGTTTCAATCAAATAAACTTTCTTAAAAAACACATCATATATCACTGTGGAGAGAAGCCCTACATATGtccacagtgtggaaagagttttagacATAAAGCAACATTGAAAACCCATTTGAGAGTCCACACTGTAGAAAACCCATTTGTATGTtgtcagtgtggaaagagcttcagaTATAAAGCAAGATTAAACAAACATTTGAGAGACCACACTGGAGAAAACATGTTCAAATGTGGTAAGTGTGGAAAGGGCTTCAGAGATAAAGCAACATTGGACACCCATTTGAGAGTCCACACTGGAGAAAACCCATTCGTATgcgatcagtgtggaaagagcttcagaTGTAAAGTAAATCTTACAATGCACAAAAGAGTTCACATTGTTCACAAACCAGATGGACCTGAAATGTCAGTTGCAATCCCATCAGTAGCACactgttttctattaaaaaagtaa